A window of Hydrogenispora ethanolica contains these coding sequences:
- the rnhA gene encoding ribonuclease HI, whose product MKQIQIYTDGACSGNPGPGGWGAILIYNGVEKTLSGFAPETTNQRMELTAAVEALKALKEPCQIKLHSDSAYLINAFRQNWIGKWLANGWQNAQKKPVENQDLWQELITLSRIQQVEWIKVPGHQDNIYNNRCDSIAREAISKNQTSKAEAKN is encoded by the coding sequence GTGAAACAGATTCAAATTTATACCGATGGAGCTTGTTCGGGGAATCCCGGGCCGGGCGGCTGGGGAGCCATTCTCATCTATAACGGAGTCGAAAAAACGCTTTCCGGGTTTGCCCCTGAAACCACCAATCAACGGATGGAGCTCACGGCGGCGGTTGAAGCGTTAAAAGCATTAAAAGAACCTTGTCAAATTAAGCTTCATTCCGACAGCGCCTATCTAATAAACGCGTTCCGTCAGAATTGGATCGGGAAATGGCTGGCGAACGGCTGGCAGAACGCTCAGAAAAAGCCCGTTGAAAATCAGGATTTATGGCAAGAGCTCATCACCTTGAGCCGTATCCAACAGGTCGAATGGATTAAAGTCCCCGGGCATCAGGATAACATTTACAATAACCGGTGTGATAGCATTGCCCGCGAAGCCATCAGCAAAAACCAGACTAGCAAAGCCGAAGCGAAGAATTAG
- a CDS encoding deoxyribonuclease IV produces the protein MKIGVHVSIANGLAGAAKTAKSIGCDGFQIFAGNPRGWARKPIADAGFASFRTERERAELWPVVVHLSYLPNLASSDQELYEKSVLTLVEDFERANRLGADFFVFHPGKTKAVDDGLRRISLAVNQVLERISGKTVLLFENQAGAGGEVAGSLKELGQLVATVKFPERVGICFDTCHAFAAGYDLRSESGWKKTLQELDQYVGRNFLKVFHLNDCKGELGSHLDRHQHIGEGQIGLEGFRFLVNEPFLSKLPGILETPQIADGDDRKNLATLRSLMKG, from the coding sequence TTGAAAATTGGGGTCCATGTTTCAATTGCTAACGGTTTGGCGGGTGCTGCAAAAACTGCCAAAAGCATTGGCTGTGATGGATTTCAAATTTTTGCGGGTAATCCGCGCGGTTGGGCGCGCAAACCGATCGCCGACGCTGGTTTTGCGTCATTCCGGACAGAAAGGGAGCGGGCCGAACTTTGGCCAGTGGTGGTTCATCTGTCGTATCTTCCAAATCTGGCTTCGAGTGATCAGGAATTATATGAGAAGTCGGTTCTTACTCTCGTTGAAGATTTTGAACGTGCGAATCGGTTGGGGGCGGACTTTTTCGTTTTTCATCCCGGAAAAACGAAAGCGGTGGATGACGGTTTGAGGAGAATTTCGCTCGCAGTCAATCAAGTCTTAGAGAGAATTTCAGGAAAAACCGTTCTTTTATTCGAAAATCAGGCCGGAGCCGGCGGCGAGGTGGCAGGTTCATTGAAAGAACTGGGCCAGCTTGTCGCGACAGTAAAATTTCCCGAAAGAGTGGGAATTTGTTTTGACACTTGTCACGCCTTCGCTGCCGGGTATGATCTCCGAAGTGAGAGCGGCTGGAAAAAGACCTTGCAGGAATTGGATCAATATGTCGGTAGAAATTTTCTCAAAGTATTTCATCTCAATGACTGTAAAGGGGAGCTGGGATCCCATTTGGACCGCCATCAACATATCGGGGAGGGACAGATCGGTCTGGAGGGCTTCCGCTTTTTAGTGAATGAACCTTTCTTGTCCAAGCTTCCAGGGATCTTGGAGACTCCCCAGATTGCAGATGGAGATGACCGAAAAAACTTAGCAACATTACGAAGTTTGATGAAGGGGTAA
- a CDS encoding transketolase, which yields MLTSAQLAELNEHARQMRGHIIRMLAASKSGHPGGSLSAVELLSYLYFYKMKIDPQNPTLPDRDRFVLSKGHAAPVLYSALAERGFFDKELLQTLRQFGSILQGHPDMKRIPGVDISSGSLGQGLSVGNGMALAAKLDRKPYHVYVLLGDGEIEEGQVWEALMTSVHYKLDNLTAFLDYNHLQIDGTIEDVKSLTDPGKRFTAFGWRVVSVDGHNIAEIDRAVEESESVKGQPTMIVLNTCKGKGCSFMENQVGWHGAAPKPEEAEKALQELGLA from the coding sequence TTGCTTACATCAGCTCAGCTTGCTGAGTTAAATGAACACGCCAGACAGATGAGGGGCCATATTATTCGGATGTTGGCCGCTTCCAAATCAGGCCACCCCGGCGGTTCCCTCTCTGCTGTCGAACTCCTTTCCTATCTGTATTTTTATAAAATGAAGATCGATCCTCAAAATCCTACTTTACCCGATCGAGACCGGTTCGTTTTAAGTAAAGGACATGCGGCACCCGTTCTTTACTCGGCTTTGGCGGAAAGAGGATTTTTTGATAAAGAACTGCTCCAAACCCTGCGGCAGTTCGGCAGTATTCTGCAAGGCCATCCCGATATGAAGCGTATTCCGGGAGTCGATATTTCCAGCGGCTCTCTGGGCCAAGGCCTTTCGGTGGGGAATGGGATGGCGCTCGCGGCCAAGTTAGATCGAAAGCCTTATCATGTGTATGTTCTCTTGGGGGACGGCGAAATCGAAGAAGGTCAAGTTTGGGAAGCGTTAATGACTTCCGTTCATTACAAGCTGGACAACTTAACGGCGTTCCTGGATTATAATCACCTGCAAATCGACGGCACGATCGAGGATGTCAAATCGCTGACCGATCCGGGAAAACGGTTTACAGCTTTCGGCTGGCGCGTCGTCAGTGTTGACGGGCACAATATTGCCGAAATCGATCGGGCCGTTGAGGAGAGCGAAAGCGTAAAAGGCCAACCGACCATGATTGTCCTGAATACCTGCAAGGGAAAAGGTTGTTCGTTTATGGAGAACCAGGTTGGCTGGCATGGGGCGGCTCCTAAACCCGAAGAAGCGGAAAAAGCACTCCAAGAGCTTGGTTTGGCCTAA